The Gammaproteobacteria bacterium genome contains a region encoding:
- a CDS encoding pyruvate dehydrogenase complex E1 component subunit beta yields the protein MAVMTYRDALNEALAEEMERDDSVFLMGEEVAEYDGAYKVSRGLLERFGAARVVDTPISELGFAGLGVGAAMAGLRPVIEFMTFNFAFLALDQVINNAAKTHYMTNGQLHVPMVFRGPNGSALQLAAQHSQACETYYVHAPGVKLVNPATPADAKGLLKAAIRDDDPVVVMESELLYNARGDVPEGEHVVPLGVADVKAEGTDVTIISHGQMAHVALQAARTLEKEDVSAEVLDLRSLRPLDMEAILRSVHKTNRAVYVEECWPFTGIGAQIVALIQDEGFDDLDAPVQRITQADVPMPYARNLEKQSKPDAARVVDACRKVLYRN from the coding sequence ATGGCGGTCATGACCTACCGGGACGCCCTCAACGAGGCGCTCGCGGAAGAGATGGAGCGCGACGACTCCGTTTTTCTCATGGGTGAGGAAGTGGCGGAGTACGACGGCGCCTACAAGGTGTCCCGGGGCCTGCTCGAGCGCTTCGGCGCCGCACGGGTGGTGGACACGCCGATCAGCGAACTCGGCTTCGCCGGGCTGGGCGTGGGCGCGGCGATGGCCGGGCTCCGGCCGGTCATCGAGTTCATGACCTTCAACTTCGCGTTCCTCGCTCTCGACCAGGTCATCAACAACGCCGCCAAGACCCACTACATGACGAACGGGCAACTGCACGTTCCCATGGTCTTTCGGGGACCGAACGGGTCGGCCCTGCAGCTCGCGGCGCAGCACTCGCAGGCGTGCGAGACCTACTATGTCCACGCCCCCGGGGTCAAGCTGGTGAATCCGGCTACGCCGGCGGATGCGAAAGGGCTGCTCAAGGCCGCGATTCGCGACGACGATCCGGTGGTGGTGATGGAGTCCGAGCTGCTCTACAACGCGCGCGGCGACGTTCCCGAAGGCGAGCACGTCGTGCCGCTGGGCGTAGCCGATGTGAAGGCGGAGGGTACGGACGTCACCATCATCTCGCACGGACAGATGGCCCATGTGGCCCTTCAGGCCGCGCGCACGCTGGAGAAGGAGGACGTCTCGGCCGAGGTGCTCGACCTGCGCTCCCTCCGTCCGCTGGACATGGAGGCGATTCTCCGCTCCGTGCACAAGACCAATCGCGCCGTCTACGTGGAGGAATGCTGGCCGTTCACGGGCATCGGCGCGCAGATCGTCGCGCTGATTCAGGACGAGGGCTTCGACGATCTGGACGCGCCGGTGCAGCGAATCACCCAGGCGGACGTGCCGATGCCCTACGCCAGGAATCTGGAGAAGCAGTCGAAACCCGACGCGGCCCGGGTCGTGGACGCGTGCAGGAAGGTTCTCTACCGCAACTGA
- a CDS encoding ParB/RepB/Spo0J family partition protein, whose protein sequence is MSVAPNTRLGRGLGALLGDHLDRPVEGEVARLPLDSVGPNPFQPRRQFKEEEIRELAASINANGLLQPVLVRSAPEPEHWELVAGERRLRAVTRLGWSDVPAIVREVDDETMLVLALVENLQRRNLGALEEAEGYKVLVEKFKRTQEDIALAVGKSRATVTNILRLLKLPVEVRQLLGEEKLTPGHGRALLAVDDQEWAAELARMVVEGGWSVRRLEETVRTNPTRPPGNENALEHRKRRARPSEALDPVLRALQEELRAALGTRVVVRRQRGSKGRIEIPFHDDRDLERVFALVSGREAADVLE, encoded by the coding sequence ATGAGCGTTGCTCCGAACACTCGACTCGGACGCGGTCTGGGCGCCCTGCTTGGCGATCATCTCGATCGGCCCGTGGAAGGCGAAGTCGCACGCCTGCCCCTGGATTCCGTGGGTCCCAATCCCTTCCAGCCTCGTCGTCAGTTCAAGGAGGAGGAAATCCGGGAACTCGCGGCGTCCATCAACGCGAACGGATTGCTTCAGCCCGTTCTCGTCAGATCCGCGCCGGAGCCCGAGCATTGGGAACTGGTGGCGGGAGAGCGCCGGCTGCGAGCCGTCACGAGGCTCGGCTGGAGCGATGTGCCGGCAATCGTCCGCGAGGTGGATGATGAAACCATGCTTGTGCTGGCGCTTGTAGAGAACCTCCAGCGCCGCAATCTCGGCGCGCTGGAGGAAGCCGAGGGCTACAAGGTGCTTGTGGAGAAATTCAAGCGCACACAGGAGGACATTGCGCTGGCTGTCGGGAAGAGCCGGGCCACGGTAACCAACATCCTCCGCCTTCTGAAGCTCCCCGTCGAGGTCCGCCAGTTGCTGGGGGAAGAGAAGCTCACGCCGGGACACGGGCGAGCGCTCCTCGCCGTCGACGACCAGGAATGGGCCGCCGAGTTGGCTCGAATGGTGGTCGAAGGCGGTTGGTCCGTTCGCAGGCTGGAGGAGACCGTGCGCACGAACCCGACGCGTCCGCCTGGCAATGAGAACGCGCTGGAGCACCGAAAACGGCGGGCTCGGCCGTCAGAAGCACTGGATCCGGTGCTGCGCGCGTTGCAGGAAGAGTTGCGCGCCGCGCTCGGCACACGAGTCGTAGTTCGACGGCAGCGAGGGAGCAAGGGGCGCATTGAGATCCCCTTTCACGATGATCGGGATCTCGAACGTGTCTTCGCGCTGGTGTCGGGTCGGGAGGCCGCGGATGTTCTGGAATAG
- a CDS encoding ParA family protein yields the protein MSRVITIANQKGGVGKTTTAINLGAALAVAEQRTLVIDMDPQANASSGLGLWGHDQVSGMYDVMIGGRSIEESRVRQLHFPYLDMVGTTRDLAGAEIELVGVEARESVLRAALEPIREDYDYILVDCPPSLGLLTLNTLTAADSVLIPIQCEFYALEGLSQLLNTVRIVQRGLNTGLEIEGVLLTMFDKRLNLSKQVAREAREYFGDKVFTNAIPRNVRLAEAPSFGKPIIVYDVLSAGARYYLRLAREVIQRTQHRITRSRARAAS from the coding sequence ATGTCCAGAGTCATTACCATCGCCAACCAGAAGGGGGGGGTAGGCAAGACCACAACTGCGATCAACCTGGGAGCTGCGTTGGCAGTGGCTGAACAGCGCACGCTGGTCATTGACATGGATCCACAGGCCAATGCGAGCAGCGGATTGGGCCTCTGGGGCCATGATCAGGTCTCCGGCATGTACGACGTCATGATCGGGGGGCGCTCGATCGAGGAATCAAGGGTTCGCCAGCTTCACTTCCCCTATCTGGACATGGTGGGCACCACGCGCGACCTCGCCGGCGCGGAGATCGAACTGGTAGGTGTAGAGGCCCGCGAATCCGTTCTGCGTGCGGCACTTGAGCCCATTCGCGAGGACTACGACTACATTCTCGTGGACTGTCCCCCCTCGCTGGGCCTCCTGACGCTCAACACGCTCACGGCGGCCGACTCCGTACTCATCCCGATTCAGTGCGAGTTCTACGCGCTGGAAGGCCTCAGCCAGCTTCTCAACACGGTGCGCATCGTACAGCGGGGGTTGAACACGGGCCTGGAGATCGAGGGCGTTCTCCTGACGATGTTCGACAAGCGGCTCAACCTCTCGAAACAGGTCGCCCGGGAAGCCCGCGAGTACTTTGGGGACAAGGTCTTCACCAACGCGATTCCCAGGAACGTTCGGCTTGCCGAGGCGCCGAGCTTCGGCAAGCCCATCATCGTATACGACGTCCTCTCGGCAGGGGCCCGCTACTACCTCCGTCTTGCGAGGGAAGTCATTCAGCGCACGCAGCACAGGATTACCAGGTCGAGGGCCCGAGCAGCTTCATGA
- a CDS encoding Nif3-like dinuclear metal center hexameric protein: protein MKLESLVEYVDGYLQVPGFPDYPNAYNGLQVEGTAEVRSICAAVDASEAAINAAAARGSNLLLVHHGLFWDGAAPVTGRRFRKLSALLRNEVGLYSAHLPLDAHPEVGNCALLARALSIEVEKGFGSYQGVDVGWIGTTSETRQSLRDRVAESLQVPVRLIDGGSAHIHRVAVVTGAGGSMIAEAAAAGADALVTGEGAHHTYFDAMECGINVYYAGHYATETLGVRALAAHLEARFGIPWEFLDFPTGF from the coding sequence ATGAAGCTGGAATCGCTCGTCGAGTATGTCGACGGCTACCTGCAGGTGCCGGGTTTCCCCGACTATCCCAACGCCTACAACGGCCTTCAGGTCGAAGGGACGGCAGAAGTACGCAGCATCTGTGCCGCGGTGGACGCCAGTGAAGCCGCCATAAACGCCGCTGCCGCGCGCGGAAGCAACCTCCTGCTCGTGCACCACGGGCTCTTCTGGGATGGGGCGGCTCCCGTTACCGGCAGGCGTTTCCGGAAGCTGTCGGCCCTCCTCCGCAACGAGGTGGGTCTCTACTCGGCTCATCTGCCGCTGGACGCACATCCCGAGGTCGGCAACTGTGCCTTGCTCGCGCGCGCGCTGAGCATCGAAGTCGAGAAAGGATTCGGCTCTTACCAGGGCGTTGATGTGGGCTGGATCGGGACGACCTCGGAGACCCGTCAATCCCTGCGGGATCGGGTGGCCGAATCTCTGCAAGTCCCAGTCCGACTTATAGATGGAGGATCTGCCCACATCCACCGCGTCGCGGTAGTGACGGGAGCGGGCGGGTCCATGATCGCCGAAGCGGCGGCGGCGGGCGCCGATGCGCTCGTCACGGGTGAAGGCGCGCATCATACGTACTTCGATGCGATGGAATGCGGGATCAACGTGTACTATGCGGGCCACTACGCCACCGAGACCCTCGGGGTGCGCGCCCTCGCCGCCCATCTGGAGGCGCGCTTCGGCATTCCCTGGGAGTTTCTCGACTTTCCCACAGGCTTTTAG
- a CDS encoding DUF819 family protein, with protein MIESPLALVAAIAGVVVLALWLERRRVPGLWKLGATLLAIAIGGVLSNTGLVPPASPIYQAITGTVTDLAIVWLLLAVNLADLRKAGGAMLVAFGIAVAGTALGAFAGAFLFGNAVGDETWKLAGALTGTYSGGSLNFTAVSRAVDMSDALFVGATAADNVVTGLWLAACVVLPRWIGRYYPPPASSEAVPPGSPTDHSSQDLSPDDDESAHPLFACASVSTHQVAFLVAAGFAIVIASRTVAAITPGINPVLWLTTLALVAGHVMPSGAKRGALQLGNLALLFFFVVIGIYSRIAEVLAVGVQVLFYALFVVAVHGVLLFLAGRFLRVDIGTLCVASQASVGGPGSALAVAVAGGWRSLILPGILVGLLGYALGTYAGMGIAGALRGFGF; from the coding sequence GTGATCGAGTCCCCTCTCGCGCTCGTCGCCGCCATTGCGGGCGTCGTGGTGCTGGCGCTCTGGCTGGAGCGTCGCCGGGTGCCCGGGCTCTGGAAGCTGGGTGCCACCTTGCTCGCCATCGCCATCGGCGGGGTTCTCTCCAACACGGGGCTCGTGCCTCCGGCTTCGCCCATCTACCAGGCCATCACCGGCACCGTGACCGATCTGGCCATCGTGTGGCTGCTGCTGGCGGTCAACCTCGCCGACCTGCGCAAGGCCGGCGGGGCCATGCTGGTCGCGTTCGGCATCGCGGTGGCGGGGACGGCCCTCGGGGCGTTCGCGGGGGCGTTCCTGTTCGGAAACGCGGTCGGCGACGAGACGTGGAAGCTGGCGGGAGCGCTCACGGGGACCTATTCGGGAGGATCGCTCAACTTCACCGCGGTCAGCCGGGCGGTCGACATGTCCGACGCGCTCTTCGTGGGCGCCACCGCCGCGGACAACGTCGTCACCGGTCTCTGGCTGGCGGCATGCGTGGTGCTGCCCCGATGGATCGGGCGGTACTACCCGCCGCCGGCTTCATCGGAAGCGGTCCCGCCGGGTTCGCCGACAGACCATTCCTCGCAGGACTTGAGCCCCGACGACGACGAATCCGCGCATCCGCTCTTCGCCTGCGCATCGGTTTCCACACATCAGGTTGCCTTTCTGGTCGCGGCAGGATTCGCGATCGTGATCGCGTCCCGGACCGTCGCGGCCATCACTCCCGGAATCAATCCGGTGCTCTGGCTCACGACGCTGGCCCTTGTTGCGGGCCACGTCATGCCATCCGGGGCGAAACGGGGCGCGCTCCAGCTCGGCAACCTCGCGCTGCTGTTCTTTTTCGTGGTGATCGGCATCTACTCGCGGATCGCGGAAGTGCTCGCGGTGGGCGTCCAGGTGCTCTTCTACGCCCTCTTCGTCGTCGCCGTCCACGGAGTCCTGCTCTTCCTGGCGGGCCGCTTCCTGCGCGTGGACATCGGCACGCTGTGCGTAGCTTCCCAGGCATCCGTGGGAGGACCCGGGAGCGCACTCGCGGTAGCGGTGGCGGGGGGATGGCGATCCCTCATTCTGCCGGGCATTCTGGTGGGTCTCCTCGGCTACGCGCTGGGTACGTACGCAGGGATGGGCATCGCGGGGGCGCTACGGGGATTCGGCTTCTAA
- a CDS encoding polymer-forming cytoskeletal protein — protein sequence MSKQRPTSPPASPDNTISIIGPGMTVVGNCKTEGTIRIEGRIEGGVEAGKAVVVGRNGTVVGDISTQDAVISGRLKGSLKIASRLELQSSCDVDGDIDTRRIVLEEGATVNGTVKMGSRGAKPPSSRK from the coding sequence ATGAGCAAACAGCGCCCGACGTCACCCCCCGCGTCCCCGGACAACACGATTTCGATCATCGGACCCGGGATGACCGTAGTCGGAAACTGCAAGACCGAGGGGACGATTCGCATCGAAGGCAGGATCGAGGGGGGAGTGGAGGCCGGAAAAGCCGTTGTCGTCGGCAGGAACGGAACGGTTGTCGGCGACATCTCCACCCAGGACGCGGTGATCTCGGGGCGACTCAAGGGGAGCCTGAAGATCGCTTCGCGGCTCGAGCTCCAATCGTCCTGTGACGTGGACGGCGATATCGACACCCGTCGGATCGTGCTCGAGGAGGGCGCCACCGTCAACGGAACCGTCAAGATGGGAAGCCGGGGCGCAAAACCACCCTCCTCCCGGAAGTAG
- the pdhA gene encoding pyruvate dehydrogenase (acetyl-transferring) E1 component subunit alpha: MPDSAVRDASTSAAPAVIEGFPAEQVLGFLREMLVYRRFEQKAEEAYAIGKIGGFCHLHTGQEGVALGFVGPLRPDDYAISAYREHTLALAKGISARAAMAELYGRVGGCSGGKGGSMHLFSAKHNFMGGWGIVGGQIPLATGFAWASRYRGEDRVCVCFLGDAAVNQGSFHESLNMAAIWKLPVIYVVENNGYGMGTAFNRVTTTPMVEKSRAHGIPAHYVDGQDVLAVWRLMEDLLDRVRDGAGPQFVDAETYRFKGHSMSDPVSGTYRSKEEVESRVREDDPIAHVRDLLIQSGHLTRESLERMDEEVRELVEDAADFADRSPLPPEDSLHEFVYSDMDVHGRLFFDGRGG; the protein is encoded by the coding sequence ATGCCTGACAGCGCCGTGCGGGACGCATCCACATCGGCCGCTCCAGCCGTTATCGAGGGCTTTCCGGCCGAACAGGTGCTGGGCTTCCTGCGGGAGATGCTTGTATACCGGCGGTTCGAGCAGAAGGCGGAAGAAGCCTACGCGATCGGCAAGATCGGCGGCTTCTGCCACCTGCATACCGGTCAGGAAGGGGTGGCCCTGGGCTTCGTCGGACCGCTTCGCCCCGACGACTACGCCATCTCCGCCTACCGCGAACACACCCTGGCGCTCGCCAAGGGCATCTCCGCGCGCGCGGCCATGGCCGAACTCTATGGGCGGGTCGGCGGGTGCTCGGGCGGCAAGGGCGGCTCGATGCACCTGTTCTCCGCGAAGCACAACTTCATGGGTGGATGGGGCATCGTAGGTGGCCAGATCCCCCTGGCGACCGGGTTCGCCTGGGCGAGCCGCTACCGCGGCGAAGACCGCGTCTGCGTCTGCTTCCTGGGGGACGCGGCCGTCAACCAGGGCTCATTCCACGAGTCGCTCAACATGGCGGCCATCTGGAAGCTGCCGGTCATCTACGTCGTCGAGAACAACGGGTACGGCATGGGGACGGCCTTCAACCGCGTGACCACGACCCCCATGGTCGAGAAGTCACGGGCGCACGGGATTCCCGCGCACTACGTGGACGGTCAGGACGTGCTTGCGGTCTGGCGACTGATGGAAGATCTGCTGGACCGCGTGCGCGACGGTGCCGGACCCCAGTTCGTGGATGCGGAGACGTATCGCTTCAAGGGCCATTCGATGTCCGATCCGGTATCGGGCACCTACCGCAGCAAGGAGGAGGTCGAGTCGCGGGTCCGCGAGGACGACCCCATCGCCCATGTGCGCGACCTGCTGATCCAGAGCGGGCATCTCACCCGGGAGAGCCTGGAGCGGATGGACGAGGAGGTGCGCGAGCTGGTCGAGGACGCCGCCGACTTCGCCGACCGCTCGCCGCTCCCCCCCGAGGACAGCCTGCACGAATTCGTCTACAGCGACATGGACGTGCACGGAAGGCTCTTCTTCGATGGGCGGGGAGGCTGA
- the lipA gene encoding lipoyl synthase gives MRAHEGLATISPNERKPSWLKVRSPGGPNYLRLKRLMRSRALHTVCEEAGCPNIGECWEAGTATFMILGDVCTRACKYCAVAHGLPTVLDRDEPRRVADTVAAMDLEHVVITSVNRDELPDGGAAIYAETVRSITDRLPECSVEVLIPDFKGDEGALAMVLGAKPAILGHNLETVERLHPEVRPGGRYWRSISFLGASKRLAPRILTKTGIILGMGERASEIRQAMSDLREAGVDILTLGQYLRPSLQHIPVARWVTPKEFDDWKRIGEGEYGFRHVESGPLVRSSYHAKDQARQVSAGAAGSIRHVLETDLSAPAEVPGLRLVQIEARRTSTAEADGRGVAHA, from the coding sequence ATACGCGCCCACGAGGGCCTCGCCACCATATCCCCGAACGAGCGCAAGCCGTCCTGGCTCAAGGTGCGTTCTCCCGGGGGCCCGAACTATCTGCGGCTGAAGCGCCTCATGCGCAGCCGGGCGCTTCACACCGTGTGCGAAGAGGCGGGCTGCCCCAACATCGGCGAGTGCTGGGAGGCCGGCACGGCCACCTTCATGATCCTCGGCGATGTCTGCACGCGCGCGTGCAAGTACTGCGCGGTCGCCCACGGACTGCCGACCGTGCTGGACCGGGACGAACCCCGGCGCGTCGCGGATACCGTGGCCGCCATGGACCTCGAGCACGTCGTGATCACCAGCGTGAATCGGGACGAGCTGCCGGACGGCGGCGCCGCGATCTATGCCGAGACCGTACGCAGCATTACCGACCGGCTGCCGGAATGCTCGGTCGAGGTGCTGATTCCGGACTTCAAGGGCGACGAAGGCGCCCTGGCGATGGTCCTGGGCGCCAAGCCGGCGATTCTCGGGCACAACCTCGAGACCGTCGAGCGGCTCCACCCCGAGGTACGCCCGGGAGGCCGCTACTGGCGCTCGATCTCCTTTCTCGGAGCCTCCAAGCGCCTGGCCCCGCGCATCCTGACCAAGACGGGCATCATCCTGGGGATGGGGGAGCGCGCATCCGAGATCCGGCAGGCGATGAGCGACCTTCGCGAGGCCGGCGTCGACATTCTCACCCTGGGCCAGTATCTCCGCCCGTCGCTGCAGCACATTCCCGTGGCCCGCTGGGTGACGCCGAAGGAATTCGACGACTGGAAGCGGATCGGCGAGGGAGAATACGGCTTCCGGCATGTGGAGTCCGGTCCCCTGGTCCGCTCCAGCTATCATGCGAAGGATCAGGCGCGCCAGGTATCCGCCGGCGCGGCGGGTTCGATTCGGCACGTGCTGGAGACCGATCTGTCCGCGCCCGCGGAGGTGCCCGGGCTCCGGCTCGTCCAGATCGAGGCGCGACGTACTTCGACAGCGGAAGCGGATGGAAGGGGGGTGGCACATGCCTGA
- a CDS encoding M23 family metallopeptidase yields MLLADGSTDAQSYELTATHAVLVSLGLIGLLSAGYAAGVTVTTHRVDIMSDSLAVQAEGIRALGADIDTVEARYRRIAELFGARPTALSDLWLPPVGNAANAGRSLVDETRPTSWPLTERGFVTQALMEGMVGEHPGLDIAVPTGSYIRAAGAAIVAEAGEDPLYGRFVRLDHGDGYTSLYAHASMTFVESGDLVRQNEVIALSGSTGRSTAPHLHFEVLRNNEPVDPLTILVRP; encoded by the coding sequence ATGTTGCTCGCCGATGGCTCGACGGATGCCCAGAGCTATGAATTGACCGCGACCCACGCTGTACTGGTTTCGCTCGGGCTGATTGGACTGCTTTCCGCGGGCTACGCGGCCGGCGTTACGGTGACCACGCATCGCGTGGACATCATGTCGGACTCGCTTGCGGTCCAGGCGGAAGGGATTCGGGCGCTGGGCGCGGACATCGATACGGTGGAAGCACGCTACCGGCGGATTGCGGAACTCTTTGGAGCCCGCCCAACCGCGCTCTCGGACCTGTGGCTTCCGCCGGTAGGGAACGCAGCAAACGCCGGTCGGTCCCTGGTTGACGAAACCAGGCCCACCAGCTGGCCGCTCACCGAAAGAGGCTTTGTGACCCAGGCCCTGATGGAAGGCATGGTAGGGGAACATCCAGGCCTGGACATCGCTGTTCCCACGGGCTCCTACATTCGGGCTGCGGGCGCAGCCATCGTAGCCGAAGCGGGAGAAGATCCGCTCTACGGGCGGTTTGTGCGCCTTGACCACGGCGACGGATACACCAGCTTATATGCCCATGCCTCCATGACGTTTGTGGAAAGCGGAGACCTGGTGCGCCAGAACGAGGTCATTGCATTGAGTGGATCAACGGGCCGGTCGACGGCTCCGCACCTTCACTTCGAAGTCCTTCGAAACAACGAACCCGTCGATCCGTTGACGATCCTTGTGCGACCTTGA
- the mnmG gene encoding tRNA uridine-5-carboxymethylaminomethyl(34) synthesis enzyme MnmG: MVDRTYDVIVVGGGHAGAEASAAAARLGTRVLLITPDLARIGQMSCNPAIGGIAKGVVAREVDALGGVMGRATDASRIHFRMLNRSKGPAVWGPRAQCDRTLYSLAVRRVLEELSTLDLFQDMVSDLVLRGDRIAGVRTRTGLEFRAPAVVITTGTFLRGRIHVGLAGGVEGGRAGEEASVELACALEGRELEVARFKTGTPPRIDGRSVDYGKLEEQPSEPGARFSAFVREEFPGERPCWITWTGKELRDIVQENLERSARFGGSIAGRGPRYCPSIEDKIVRFPDARGHQVFLEPEGLDTTELYVNGLSTSLPPEVQLRFLRSVPGLERVRMTRSGYAIEYDYFLPHQLRHTLEVKSVEGLFFAGQINGTTGYEEAAGQGLVAGANAGLAALGEAPLILERDQAYIGVLIDDLVTKGVDEPYRLFTSRAEFRLLLRQDNALSRLGPVARERGLLSPSQARVLEERLETEGRLIEWFRSTRLKPEQVNDALAEAGSSPLRTPARAVELLRRPEVSSDALIRAANASFVDEGWEEALLAVEVDLKYTGYVQRERDRAAALRARAAFRIPQDIVYEGLVTLSHEARERLDQVRPATLAQASRVSGVSPADLQNLVMEIRKQGSVAPERFTGNMTVKQHRGTDGVSRET, from the coding sequence ATCGTGGATAGAACGTACGACGTGATTGTGGTTGGCGGAGGCCACGCCGGGGCGGAGGCGTCGGCGGCAGCCGCCCGCCTCGGAACCCGGGTCTTGCTGATCACCCCGGACCTTGCGCGCATCGGTCAGATGAGCTGCAATCCTGCGATCGGAGGCATTGCGAAGGGCGTCGTTGCCCGCGAGGTCGACGCGCTCGGGGGCGTCATGGGGCGGGCCACGGACGCATCGCGCATTCATTTTCGCATGCTCAACCGCTCCAAGGGGCCGGCCGTGTGGGGTCCGCGCGCGCAGTGCGATCGGACCCTGTATTCGCTGGCGGTGCGGCGAGTGCTGGAAGAGCTGTCGACGCTTGACCTCTTTCAGGACATGGTTTCCGATCTCGTGCTTCGGGGCGACCGGATTGCCGGCGTGCGTACGCGCACCGGACTCGAGTTCAGGGCCCCGGCCGTGGTCATCACGACAGGGACATTCCTTCGGGGCCGCATTCATGTCGGCCTGGCGGGCGGGGTGGAGGGAGGGCGCGCCGGAGAGGAGGCCTCGGTCGAGCTGGCCTGTGCGCTCGAGGGTCGCGAGTTGGAGGTGGCGCGTTTCAAGACGGGTACGCCGCCCCGCATCGATGGCCGGTCCGTGGACTACGGCAAGCTGGAGGAGCAACCGTCGGAGCCCGGGGCTCGCTTCTCGGCGTTCGTGAGAGAGGAGTTTCCGGGCGAGCGTCCCTGCTGGATTACGTGGACGGGGAAGGAACTCAGGGACATCGTGCAGGAAAACCTCGAGCGGAGCGCGCGGTTCGGTGGGTCCATCGCGGGCCGGGGGCCGCGGTACTGCCCGTCCATCGAAGACAAGATCGTCCGGTTTCCCGACGCACGCGGGCACCAGGTGTTTCTGGAGCCTGAGGGGTTGGACACGACCGAACTCTATGTGAACGGTTTGTCGACCTCCTTGCCTCCCGAAGTGCAACTCCGGTTCCTTCGGAGCGTGCCGGGGTTGGAGCGGGTGCGCATGACCCGTAGCGGGTATGCGATCGAGTACGACTACTTCCTTCCGCATCAGCTGCGGCACACGCTGGAGGTGAAGTCGGTAGAGGGGCTCTTCTTCGCCGGGCAGATCAACGGCACGACCGGCTACGAAGAGGCCGCGGGACAGGGGTTGGTGGCCGGTGCAAACGCCGGCCTGGCCGCCCTGGGGGAGGCACCCCTCATTCTGGAGCGCGACCAGGCGTACATTGGCGTGCTGATCGACGACCTTGTCACCAAGGGGGTGGATGAACCCTATCGACTCTTCACCTCGCGTGCGGAGTTTCGGCTGCTGCTCCGCCAGGACAACGCGCTCTCGCGCCTGGGACCGGTGGCGCGCGAAAGGGGTCTGTTATCGCCCAGCCAGGCCCGGGTGCTTGAAGAACGCCTGGAAACGGAAGGACGTCTGATCGAGTGGTTTCGATCGACGCGCCTGAAGCCCGAGCAGGTGAACGACGCTTTGGCGGAAGCGGGGTCGAGCCCATTGCGCACTCCCGCACGGGCGGTGGAGTTGTTGAGAAGACCGGAGGTGAGTTCGGACGCGCTGATTCGGGCGGCAAATGCGTCGTTTGTTGACGAGGGTTGGGAGGAGGCGCTGCTGGCTGTCGAGGTCGACCTGAAGTACACGGGATATGTGCAGCGCGAGCGGGATCGAGCGGCCGCTCTTCGGGCGCGAGCGGCATTCCGCATCCCGCAGGACATCGTGTACGAAGGATTGGTGACGCTGTCGCACGAAGCCCGCGAAAGGCTCGATCAGGTCCGACCGGCCACACTGGCGCAGGCCTCGAGGGTCTCGGGTGTCTCGCCGGCAGATCTTCAGAACCTCGTCATGGAGATCCGGAAGCAGGGGAGCGTCGCTCCAGAACGTTTCACGGGAAACATGACGGTGAAACAACATCGTGGAACGGACGGTGTTTCACGGGAAACATGA